Proteins encoded in a region of the Clostridium beijerinckii genome:
- a CDS encoding Cof-type HAD-IIB family hydrolase encodes MKFLASDLDGTLFRENKVSEKDLEALRRLKAFGNKIIISTGRSLKGVNSILKEYPFEYDYLVMCNGGVIMDNRNNIIHEKSIPNKIQNRIISDFYDIGDSLIYYDDGNDTYMIENKSVDVSGVDADFFNHFSNRVTLEEALSSVSDSQIMSVFNVSQSIEKSELVREKLINEYDEYIEAFRNQVFVDIVPKNCSKGNAIMMILEDENKGVDSLYTVGDSMNDISMFKITNNSYTFNSVEELIKPYADNLVDHVFEVIEDMLR; translated from the coding sequence ATGAAATTTTTAGCAAGTGATTTAGATGGAACGTTATTTAGAGAGAACAAAGTTTCAGAAAAGGATTTAGAAGCATTGAGGCGACTAAAAGCGTTTGGAAATAAGATAATAATTTCAACAGGAAGAAGTTTAAAAGGAGTAAATAGTATTTTAAAGGAATATCCATTTGAGTATGATTACTTGGTTATGTGTAATGGTGGAGTGATAATGGATAACAGAAACAATATTATACATGAGAAATCAATACCGAATAAAATACAGAATAGAATAATATCTGATTTTTATGATATAGGAGATTCCTTAATATATTATGATGATGGAAATGATACGTATATGATAGAAAATAAATCAGTTGATGTTTCAGGTGTAGATGCTGATTTTTTTAATCATTTTTCTAATAGGGTAACATTAGAAGAAGCATTGAGTAGTGTATCAGATTCACAAATTATGAGTGTGTTTAATGTATCTCAATCTATAGAAAAATCAGAATTGGTAAGAGAAAAATTAATAAATGAATATGATGAGTATATAGAAGCTTTTAGAAATCAAGTATTTGTAGATATAGTTCCGAAGAATTGTTCAAAAGGAAATGCAATTATGATGATTTTGGAAGATGAAAATAAAGGCGTTGATAGCTTATATACGGTCGGCGATTCAATGAATGATATTTCCATGTTTAAGATTACCAATAATAGTTATACATTTAATTCAGTAGAAGAACTAATTAAGCCATATGCTGATAATCTTGTAGATCATGTTTTTGAAGTAATAGAAGATATGCTAAGATAA
- a CDS encoding SDR family NAD(P)-dependent oxidoreductase, translated as MTDLNRYTLITGGSDGIGFELAKIYAKNKDNLIIIAKDEIKLRNAKSRLEDDYGVIVEIIQCDLSVDKGYKKIIEVVEEKNLIVDNLINNAGIGCFGFFHDLEEGLEEKIININITALTMLTKYFSKKMVERRHGGILNVASTAAFIGGPKMSIYYSSKAYVLSLTEAIHDELKDLGIRVSCLCPGPVRTSFQEKAGIKKSQRSKRYLMNASDIAKCAYREFSMGKTIIIPGYKNKLLILGNKLIPRALGRRIILKNNS; from the coding sequence ATGACTGATTTAAACAGATACACATTAATAACTGGTGGTAGTGACGGAATTGGATTTGAGTTAGCAAAGATCTATGCTAAAAATAAAGATAATTTAATTATTATAGCAAAAGACGAAATTAAGCTAAGGAATGCTAAAAGTAGGCTTGAAGATGACTATGGAGTAATTGTAGAAATAATTCAATGTGACCTATCTGTGGATAAAGGTTATAAAAAGATAATAGAAGTTGTGGAAGAAAAGAATTTAATTGTGGATAATTTAATAAATAATGCAGGCATAGGCTGCTTTGGTTTTTTTCATGATTTAGAAGAGGGACTTGAAGAAAAGATAATAAATATAAATATTACAGCATTGACTATGCTTACAAAATACTTTTCTAAAAAGATGGTTGAGAGAAGACATGGAGGCATCTTAAATGTGGCATCAACAGCAGCATTTATTGGTGGTCCTAAAATGTCTATATATTATTCAAGCAAGGCATATGTTTTATCATTAACAGAAGCAATTCATGATGAGTTGAAAGATTTGGGAATCAGGGTAAGTTGCCTTTGCCCTGGGCCTGTAAGGACATCATTTCAAGAGAAGGCTGGTATAAAAAAATCACAAAGATCTAAAAGATATTTAATGAATGCTAGTGATATAGCAAAATGTGCTTACAGAGAATTTTCAATGGGCAAGACAATAATTATTCCAGGATATAAAAATAAGTTGTTGATTTTAGGAAATAAATTAATCCCTAGAGCGTTAGGAAGAAGAATTATATTAAAGAATAATAGTTAG
- the proB gene encoding glutamate 5-kinase, with amino-acid sequence MGFRQRLKDASRIVVKVGSSTLTYDNGNINLSRIEKLTRVLSDVVNSGKQVTLVTSGAVAVGVNKLKLKEKPESIREKQAVAAVGQCELMHIYSKFFGEYSHVVGQVLLTRDVVEDDHIRENVCNTFETLLDNKIIPIVNENDTVSIDEIENIVRFGDNDNLSAIVASLINADLLIILSDIDGFYDSDPRNNESAKLLNEVREITPELEECAGGAGSNLGTGGMITKLSAAKTSTKAGVDMILANGSEPDIIIDILNGEEIGTLFVS; translated from the coding sequence ATGGGCTTTCGTCAAAGGTTAAAAGATGCTAGTAGAATAGTAGTAAAGGTTGGATCATCAACATTAACTTATGATAATGGAAATATTAATTTAAGTAGAATTGAAAAGCTAACGCGTGTATTATCTGATGTAGTTAATTCAGGTAAGCAGGTTACGCTTGTTACATCAGGTGCAGTTGCTGTTGGTGTTAATAAATTAAAATTGAAAGAAAAGCCCGAAAGCATAAGAGAAAAGCAAGCAGTAGCAGCAGTTGGACAATGCGAACTAATGCATATATATAGTAAATTTTTTGGAGAATATAGCCATGTGGTTGGGCAAGTGTTACTCACAAGAGATGTAGTAGAAGATGATCATATTAGGGAAAATGTATGCAATACATTTGAAACTTTATTAGATAATAAGATAATTCCTATAGTAAATGAGAATGATACAGTTTCAATAGATGAAATTGAGAATATAGTTAGATTTGGTGATAATGATAATTTATCGGCAATAGTTGCATCATTAATTAACGCAGATTTGTTAATAATTTTATCTGATATAGATGGGTTCTATGATTCAGACCCAAGGAATAATGAGAGTGCAAAATTACTAAATGAAGTTAGAGAAATAACTCCTGAGTTAGAAGAGTGCGCTGGAGGTGCAGGATCAAATCTAGGAACTGGTGGAATGATCACAAAACTATCAGCAGCTAAAACATCTACAAAAGCAGGTGTAGATATGATTTTAGCGAATGGAAGTGAACCAGATATAATAATAGATATTTTGAATGGTGAAGAAATAGGAACTTTATTTGTATCATAG
- a CDS encoding DUF1836 domain-containing protein: MNDFNIDTYINSQKSSNNINLNDFPEIDLYMDQVMQLFESKLSYTKRNDDDKVLTKTMINNYAKGNLLMKIKNKKYTKNHLILMGLIYNLKGALSLTDIKTILSPIIDAFEKEEEYPLHDIYQSFLDIYDSNLDDLKSSSTKIYDNITNLISNEDNSLGDYEEKLLLICAYVSMSNLYRRMSEKIIDECFGSTKNYK, translated from the coding sequence ATGAATGACTTTAATATTGATACATATATAAATTCACAAAAATCATCTAATAACATTAACTTAAATGATTTTCCTGAAATTGATTTATATATGGATCAAGTAATGCAGCTATTTGAAAGTAAATTAAGCTACACTAAAAGAAATGATGATGACAAAGTTCTTACTAAAACTATGATTAATAACTACGCTAAAGGTAATCTTTTAATGAAAATTAAAAATAAGAAGTATACTAAAAATCATCTTATTTTAATGGGGTTAATTTACAATTTAAAAGGTGCACTGTCCCTTACAGATATAAAAACTATCTTGAGCCCCATAATTGATGCTTTTGAAAAAGAAGAAGAATATCCATTACATGATATATACCAATCCTTTCTTGATATATATGATTCAAACTTAGATGATTTAAAATCTTCCTCGACTAAAATTTATGATAATATTACAAATCTAATAAGTAATGAAGATAATTCTTTAGGAGACTATGAAGAAAAACTTCTGCTTATATGCGCATATGTTAGCATGAGTAATCTTTATAGACGTATGAGTGAAAAAATAATAGATGAATGCTTTGGGAGTACCAAAAATTATAAATAA
- the carA gene encoding glutamine-hydrolyzing carbamoyl-phosphate synthase small subunit produces the protein MKAKLILENGMIFEGKAFGYLKESVGEVVFTTGMTGYQEVLTDPSYYGQIVTMTYPLIGNYGINLEDMESDSIKVRGFIVREKCNMPSNFRCELELEDFLKQGKVIGLEGIDTRALTKVLRNSGTMRGIIALEDVDDEYVKEKIAGFSTKEAVKTVTTNKSYVVEGTGKHIAVMDFGIKTNIIRNFKKRGCKLTIFPATATAEDVLNVNPDLIFLSNGPGDPEDLDFAIENIKKLVGKKPITGICLGHQLLGLVLGGKTTKLKFGHRGCNHPVKDLEANIVHITSQNHGYVVEKLPDDMEVTHVNINDGTVEGMKHKTLPIYSVQFHPEASAGPKDSEYIFDKFLEYAL, from the coding sequence ATGAAAGCAAAGCTTATATTAGAAAATGGCATGATTTTTGAAGGAAAAGCTTTTGGATATCTAAAAGAAAGCGTTGGAGAAGTAGTATTTACAACTGGAATGACAGGTTATCAAGAAGTACTTACTGATCCATCTTATTACGGACAAATAGTAACGATGACTTACCCTTTAATAGGGAATTATGGGATAAACCTTGAAGATATGGAGTCTGATTCAATAAAAGTAAGGGGTTTTATTGTTAGAGAAAAATGTAATATGCCAAGTAACTTTAGATGTGAATTAGAACTTGAAGATTTTTTAAAACAAGGAAAAGTTATTGGATTGGAAGGAATAGATACAAGAGCTTTAACTAAGGTTTTAAGAAATAGTGGTACTATGAGAGGAATTATCGCACTAGAAGATGTTGACGATGAATATGTGAAAGAAAAAATAGCAGGATTTTCTACTAAGGAAGCTGTAAAGACTGTTACAACAAATAAGTCTTATGTAGTTGAAGGAACAGGAAAACATATTGCGGTTATGGATTTTGGCATAAAGACTAATATAATAAGAAATTTCAAAAAGAGAGGCTGCAAATTGACTATATTCCCAGCAACAGCAACAGCAGAAGATGTTTTAAATGTTAATCCAGATTTAATATTTCTATCTAATGGACCTGGGGACCCAGAAGATTTAGACTTTGCCATAGAAAATATTAAAAAATTAGTTGGGAAGAAACCAATAACAGGTATTTGCTTAGGGCATCAATTATTGGGATTAGTGTTAGGTGGTAAAACTACTAAATTGAAGTTCGGACATAGGGGATGCAATCATCCTGTTAAAGATTTAGAAGCTAATATTGTGCATATAACTTCGCAAAATCATGGGTATGTAGTAGAGAAGTTACCAGATGACATGGAAGTTACTCACGTTAATATAAATGATGGAACTGTAGAAGGAATGAAACATAAGACTTTACCAATATACTCAGTTCAATTTCATCCAGAAGCATCAGCGGGTCCAAAAGACAGTGAATATATATTTGATAAGTTCTTAGAATATGCACTATAG
- a CDS encoding glutamate-5-semialdehyde dehydrogenase, with protein MSELIIKGQNAKNASYDLGIASTKQKDDALMIMAEELIKAKGDIISANKIDLDAAVLKGTSKAMLDRLALTDERIEGMAAGLKDVIKLQDPIGEVISMWQRPNGLQIGQKRVPLGVIGIIYEARPNVTCDAAGLCIKTGNAVILRGGSEAINSNKAIVKALTKGIERSGLPKASVQLVEDTSREVATEMMRLNEFIDVLIPRGGAGLIQAVLKNATVPVIETGTGNCHIYVDKDCDFEMAKNIVVNAKASRPSVCNAAEKLLVNEKIVDDFLPIVVKALRENGVAVKGDEVSQSVINDIEKAAEEDWGKEYLDYIIAVKVVKDVDEAISHINKYGTGHSEAIITESYKNSQKFLQRVDAAAVYVNASTRFTDGSEFGFGAEIGISTQKLHARGPMGLKELTTIKYIIYGNGQIR; from the coding sequence ATGAGTGAGTTAATAATTAAAGGACAAAATGCTAAGAATGCTTCTTATGATCTTGGTATTGCATCAACAAAGCAAAAAGATGATGCACTTATGATTATGGCAGAAGAGTTGATAAAGGCAAAAGGAGATATAATATCAGCTAATAAGATAGATTTGGATGCGGCAGTATTGAAAGGTACTTCAAAAGCTATGCTAGATAGATTAGCACTTACAGATGAAAGAATAGAAGGTATGGCAGCAGGGCTTAAAGATGTTATAAAACTTCAAGATCCAATAGGTGAAGTAATATCTATGTGGCAAAGACCTAATGGATTACAAATAGGTCAGAAGAGAGTACCGTTAGGAGTTATTGGAATAATTTATGAAGCAAGGCCTAATGTAACTTGCGATGCAGCAGGACTTTGTATAAAGACTGGAAATGCTGTTATTCTAAGAGGCGGAAGTGAAGCTATTAATTCTAATAAAGCTATAGTTAAGGCATTAACAAAAGGAATTGAAAGATCTGGTTTGCCTAAGGCTTCAGTACAGCTAGTAGAAGATACAAGTAGAGAAGTCGCAACTGAAATGATGAGATTAAATGAGTTTATAGATGTTCTTATTCCAAGAGGTGGAGCAGGATTAATTCAAGCTGTTCTTAAAAATGCTACTGTTCCAGTTATAGAAACAGGAACAGGTAATTGTCATATATATGTAGATAAAGACTGCGATTTTGAAATGGCAAAAAACATTGTTGTTAATGCAAAAGCATCAAGACCTTCTGTTTGTAATGCAGCTGAAAAGTTACTTGTAAATGAAAAGATAGTGGATGACTTTTTGCCGATAGTAGTTAAGGCCTTAAGAGAAAATGGTGTTGCTGTTAAAGGTGATGAAGTATCACAATCTGTAATTAACGACATTGAGAAAGCCGCTGAAGAGGATTGGGGAAAAGAATATTTAGATTATATAATTGCCGTAAAAGTGGTTAAAGATGTAGATGAAGCAATTTCTCATATAAATAAATATGGAACAGGGCATTCGGAAGCAATTATTACAGAGAGTTATAAAAACTCACAAAAGTTTTTACAAAGAGTTGATGCAGCAGCTGTATATGTTAACGCATCAACAAGATTTACAGATGGTTCAGAGTTTGGTTTTGGTGCTGAAATAGGAATAAGCACTCAAAAGTTACATGCTAGAGGTCCAATGGGACTTAAAGAATTAACAACAATTAAATATATTATTTATGGAAATGGCCAAATAAGATAA
- the mgsA gene encoding methylglyoxal synthase, giving the protein MKIALIAHDKKKEDIIEFSKKYKDVLAKYELVATGTTGTKISEATGLEVKRYLSGPYGGDQQLGGRIAEGKIDLVIFFTDPLTAQPHEPDVSALLRVCNVHNVAVVTNIKTAELIIKQF; this is encoded by the coding sequence GTGAAAATAGCATTAATAGCACATGACAAAAAGAAGGAAGATATTATTGAATTTTCAAAGAAGTATAAGGATGTACTAGCTAAATATGAGCTAGTTGCTACAGGAACAACTGGAACGAAGATATCAGAAGCAACAGGTCTTGAAGTTAAGAGATATTTATCTGGTCCATATGGAGGAGATCAACAATTAGGTGGTCGTATTGCAGAGGGAAAGATTGATCTAGTAATATTTTTTACAGATCCATTGACAGCGCAACCTCATGAACCAGATGTATCAGCATTGCTTAGAGTTTGTAATGTACATAATGTAGCTGTTGTTACTAATATAAAAACAGCAGAACTTATAATTAAACAATTTTAA
- the trhA gene encoding PAQR family membrane homeostasis protein TrhA, protein MEKYLREPINGLTHFIGAVLSLFALIAMLVKVYTRGSSTITFVSVLFFGISMILLYSASATYHSVIANDKVIKILKRLDHSMIFILIAGSYAPFCLVALNGKVGINLFLAVTICAVIGIAFKLCWVTCPRWLSSSMYIGIGWFAIFAIYPMSQVLSSVGLLWLVLGGIMYTIGGIIYALKSDKIKVWLFGRHEIFHIFIMLGTLCHFICVFVYII, encoded by the coding sequence ATGGAGAAATATTTAAGAGAACCTATCAATGGATTAACTCATTTTATTGGAGCAGTTCTATCATTATTTGCATTAATAGCAATGTTAGTAAAGGTATATACAAGGGGAAGTTCTACAATAACATTTGTATCAGTTTTATTTTTCGGGATAAGTATGATTTTATTATATAGCGCATCAGCAACATATCACTCAGTAATAGCAAATGATAAAGTAATAAAAATTCTAAAACGGTTAGATCATTCTATGATATTTATCTTAATAGCAGGATCATATGCACCATTTTGTCTAGTGGCGTTAAATGGAAAGGTAGGAATAAATCTATTTCTAGCAGTAACAATATGTGCAGTAATTGGAATTGCATTTAAATTATGTTGGGTAACTTGTCCTAGATGGCTAAGCAGTAGCATGTATATAGGAATTGGGTGGTTTGCAATATTTGCTATATATCCAATGTCTCAAGTTTTATCTTCAGTAGGATTATTATGGTTAGTTCTTGGAGGGATAATGTATACAATAGGTGGGATAATATACGCATTAAAATCAGATAAAATAAAAGTATGGTTATTTGGAAGACATGAAATATTTCATATATTTATTATGTTGGGAACTCTTTGTCATTTTATTTGTGTATTTGTATATATAATTTAA
- a CDS encoding ABC-F family ATP-binding cassette domain-containing protein, with protein MINVSNVSLRFGGRKLFEDVNLKFTPGNCYGVIGANGAGKSTFLKILSGEVEPNTGEVIIAPNTRMSVLKQDHYKYDNFQVLETVIMGNERLYQIMKEKDEIYAKPDFSDEDGIKASELEGEFAELNGWEAESEASSLLQGLGIGTDLHFKNVSELTGGEKIKVLLAQALFGNPGILILDEPTNGLDLKAVNWLEDFLGNFDGTVIVVSHDRHFLNSVCTQMADVDFGKIKIYVGNYDFWYESSQLALQMSKDQNKKKEEKIKELQDFIARFSANASKSKQATSRKKLLDKITLDDIQPSSRKYPFVGFKPEREVGNDILMVKDLSKTVDGVKVLDNVNFIVNKGDKIALIGNEIAVTTLFKILSGEMEPDSGEYKWGITITNAYFPADNSKYFDDCNLSLVDWLRQYSEEKSESYIRGFLGRMLFSGEEALKEANVLSGGEKVRCMLSKMMLSNANVLMLDQPTNHLDLESITAVNNGLKDYNSNILFASHDHQFVQTIANRIIDIKDDGSIVDRTMTFDEYLEFSNSNK; from the coding sequence TTGATAAACGTATCAAATGTTAGTTTGAGATTTGGTGGACGTAAGCTTTTTGAAGATGTCAACCTTAAATTCACTCCAGGAAATTGTTATGGAGTTATTGGTGCTAATGGGGCTGGAAAGAGTACATTCTTAAAAATATTATCAGGTGAGGTAGAACCTAATACTGGTGAAGTTATAATTGCTCCTAACACAAGAATGTCTGTCTTGAAGCAAGATCATTATAAGTATGATAATTTTCAAGTACTAGAAACCGTAATAATGGGAAATGAAAGACTATACCAAATAATGAAGGAAAAAGATGAAATTTATGCTAAACCTGACTTTTCTGATGAAGATGGAATTAAAGCATCTGAATTAGAAGGTGAATTTGCTGAACTTAATGGTTGGGAAGCAGAATCTGAAGCATCTTCGCTTTTACAAGGACTAGGTATAGGAACTGATCTTCACTTTAAAAATGTATCAGAATTGACTGGTGGAGAAAAAATTAAAGTTCTTTTAGCTCAAGCATTATTTGGTAACCCTGGAATACTAATTCTAGACGAACCTACTAACGGTCTTGATTTAAAGGCTGTAAACTGGTTAGAAGACTTTTTAGGTAACTTTGATGGAACTGTTATAGTTGTATCGCATGATAGACACTTCTTAAATTCAGTTTGTACTCAAATGGCTGACGTTGACTTTGGAAAGATAAAAATTTATGTAGGTAACTATGACTTCTGGTATGAATCAAGTCAATTGGCTCTTCAAATGTCAAAAGATCAAAACAAGAAAAAGGAAGAAAAGATTAAGGAATTACAGGACTTTATTGCAAGATTTAGTGCTAATGCTTCTAAATCTAAGCAGGCTACTTCTCGTAAAAAACTTTTGGATAAAATTACTTTAGATGATATTCAACCATCAAGTAGAAAATATCCATTTGTAGGATTTAAACCTGAACGAGAAGTTGGTAATGATATATTAATGGTTAAAGATTTATCAAAAACAGTAGATGGTGTTAAAGTATTAGATAACGTGAATTTCATAGTTAATAAAGGTGATAAAATTGCTCTTATTGGTAATGAAATAGCTGTAACTACATTATTCAAAATATTATCTGGAGAAATGGAACCAGATAGCGGTGAATATAAATGGGGAATAACTATAACTAATGCATACTTCCCAGCTGATAACTCAAAATACTTTGACGATTGCAATCTTTCTTTAGTAGATTGGCTTAGACAATATTCAGAGGAAAAATCTGAAAGCTATATCAGAGGATTCCTAGGCAGAATGTTATTCTCTGGTGAGGAAGCATTAAAAGAAGCCAATGTATTATCAGGAGGAGAAAAGGTTAGATGTATGTTGTCTAAAATGATGCTTTCTAATGCTAATGTATTAATGTTAGATCAACCTACGAATCACCTTGACCTTGAATCAATTACAGCTGTAAATAATGGTTTGAAAGATTATAACAGTAACATATTATTTGCTTCTCATGACCATCAGTTCGTTCAAACTATAGCAAATAGAATCATAGATATTAAAGATGATGGTTCTATAGTTGATAGAACTATGACATTTGATGAATACTTAGAATTTTCTAATTCTAATAAATAA